A stretch of Caldilineales bacterium DNA encodes these proteins:
- a CDS encoding acyl-CoA/acyl-ACP dehydrogenase, whose translation MDFSLTAEQQFLRDTTRKFMARECPRDRAHALDAQGAFAAELLARIADLGFCSLNIPEAYGGSGQDLLGAALVVEEIAALSPALAGLFASAAFGGQVLSRLGSPAQQAALLPDIAAGALVMSYAPDAASVTADGHAGAFRLNGRTPPLPYAGRAHALLIHACNSADPDQSHLFLIPTNTPGVRLLPQEMVGSRGSGAASVLFEEAALGSDDLLGGAEQLGRGDAQAAYVTAVMQLAAAAVSLGLAQGAFDYTRAYAAERQQFGQPIGQFPAIRDLLVDLAAGLHACRWLLYHACWLADHDKAFAAEAAIACLQTVALARQAGLQSVHILGGYGYMAEYDAQRYLRDALTPLAGGEASALTRQTIAELIGLAGRP comes from the coding sequence ATGGATTTTAGTCTGACGGCGGAACAGCAGTTCCTCAGAGATACGACGCGCAAGTTCATGGCCCGCGAATGCCCGCGAGACCGGGCGCACGCGCTGGACGCTCAGGGCGCGTTTGCGGCCGAGTTGTTGGCCAGGATCGCCGACCTGGGCTTTTGCAGCTTGAATATCCCGGAGGCGTATGGCGGCAGCGGGCAGGACTTGTTGGGGGCGGCGCTGGTGGTGGAGGAGATCGCCGCCCTGTCGCCGGCGCTGGCCGGCCTGTTCGCAAGCGCCGCCTTCGGCGGGCAGGTGCTCAGCCGCCTGGGAAGTCCTGCCCAACAGGCCGCGCTGCTGCCGGACATCGCCGCCGGCGCGCTGGTGATGAGCTACGCGCCCGACGCCGCCAGCGTGACGGCGGACGGTCACGCCGGCGCCTTCCGCCTCAACGGCCGCACCCCTCCCCTGCCCTATGCGGGGCGCGCCCACGCCCTGCTCATCCACGCCTGCAACAGCGCCGACCCCGACCAGTCGCACCTCTTTCTCATCCCCACCAACACGCCGGGCGTGCGGCTACTGCCGCAGGAGATGGTCGGGTCGCGCGGCAGCGGCGCGGCCAGCGTGCTGTTCGAGGAGGCGGCCCTGGGCAGCGATGATCTCCTGGGCGGCGCCGAACAGCTTGGGCGCGGGGATGCGCAGGCGGCCTACGTGACGGCGGTGATGCAGTTGGCGGCGGCGGCGGTCAGTCTGGGGCTGGCGCAAGGCGCCTTCGACTACACAAGAGCCTATGCGGCCGAGCGGCAGCAGTTCGGACAGCCCATCGGCCAGTTCCCCGCCATCCGCGACCTGCTCGTGGATCTGGCCGCCGGCCTGCACGCCTGCCGCTGGCTGCTCTACCATGCCTGCTGGCTGGCCGATCACGACAAAGCCTTTGCCGCCGAAGCGGCCATTGCCTGCCTGCAAACCGTGGCCCTGGCCCGGCAGGCAGGGCTGCAAAGCGTGCACATCCTGGGCGGCTACGGCTACATGGCCGAATATGACGCCCAACGCTATCTGCGCGACGCCCTGACCCCGCTGGCCGGCGGCGAAGCCTCGGCGCTGACCAGACAAACCATCGCCGAGCTGATCGGCCTGGCCGGTCGGCCATAG
- a CDS encoding thiolase family protein, which yields MSTLKGSIAIVGIGEVPTGRFPERSAIECALTAAREAILDAGIRKDEIDTVIPTAALCSAAFNTDLVTGRIVEELGLRVRNNMQLFAGGATSSIMLKVAAGLIAAGVSRTILFVHADKLGTSISGQEGIDLFSTAGISKEWEVPYGMHYSAVAGLITQRYMFETGTTAAQVASVCVSNRKWAEGNPHAMFRTPLTIEKVLASKMLSSPLHAYESNMLADGGAAFIVTAAERARELAGRPVYLLGEGSRVTHFALSQEPDLTRFGYAEAAAEAFAMAGLSPADIHLAEIYDSYPVFQLIALEELGLCRRGEAGAFVMAGQTWPGGRLPMTTNGGMLSQGHTGAGGGIAILVEAARQLMGKAGARQVPAARFAVETATGGTYVDAHVTILGNEIP from the coding sequence ATGTCTACACTCAAAGGCTCCATCGCCATCGTCGGCATCGGTGAGGTTCCGACCGGCCGCTTTCCTGAGCGCAGCGCCATCGAATGCGCGCTGACCGCGGCCAGAGAGGCTATCCTCGACGCCGGCATCCGCAAGGACGAGATTGACACCGTCATCCCCACCGCCGCCCTCTGCAGCGCCGCCTTCAACACCGACCTGGTGACGGGGCGCATTGTCGAGGAGCTAGGGCTGCGCGTGCGCAACAACATGCAGCTGTTCGCCGGCGGCGCCACCAGCTCGATCATGCTCAAAGTGGCGGCCGGGCTGATTGCCGCCGGCGTCTCGCGCACGATCCTGTTCGTGCACGCCGACAAGCTGGGCACTTCCATTTCCGGGCAGGAGGGGATTGACCTCTTTTCGACGGCGGGGATTTCCAAAGAGTGGGAAGTCCCCTACGGGATGCACTATTCGGCGGTCGCCGGGCTGATCACGCAGCGCTACATGTTCGAGACCGGCACAACCGCCGCGCAGGTGGCGTCGGTCTGCGTCTCCAACCGCAAGTGGGCCGAGGGGAACCCCCACGCCATGTTCCGCACCCCGCTCACCATCGAAAAAGTCCTGGCCTCCAAGATGCTGTCTTCGCCCCTGCACGCCTACGAGTCCAACATGCTGGCCGACGGCGGCGCCGCCTTCATCGTCACTGCGGCCGAGCGGGCGCGGGAGCTGGCGGGCCGGCCGGTCTATCTGCTGGGAGAAGGCTCGCGCGTCACCCATTTTGCCCTGTCGCAGGAGCCGGACCTCACCCGCTTTGGCTATGCCGAGGCGGCGGCCGAGGCCTTTGCGATGGCCGGCCTGTCGCCGGCCGACATCCACCTGGCCGAAATCTACGATTCCTACCCCGTTTTCCAGCTGATCGCCCTGGAAGAGCTGGGCCTGTGCCGGCGGGGCGAGGCGGGCGCCTTTGTCATGGCCGGGCAGACGTGGCCCGGCGGCCGGCTGCCCATGACCACCAACGGCGGCATGTTGTCGCAGGGGCATACGGGGGCCGGCGGCGGCATCGCCATCCTGGTCGAGGCCGCCCGGCAGTTGATGGGCAAAGCCGGAGCGCGCCAGGTTCCCGCTGCCCGCTTCGCCGTGGAAACGGCCACCGGCGGCACGTATGTGGATGCGCACGTCACCATCCTGGGCAACGAGATCCCGTAA
- a CDS encoding OB-fold domain-containing protein, which produces MSQKPVPPIDPWTAPYWTAAREHRLLIQRCTVCGKHIFYPRRSCPFCFADEVAWVEASGRGQIVAFSVVQNNAPSAFAADMPFVIAIVRLEEGVQMMTNIVECELDALHSEMPVTVTFEQLTETVTLPKFKPLTAP; this is translated from the coding sequence ATGAGTCAAAAACCGGTTCCTCCCATTGACCCCTGGACCGCGCCATACTGGACGGCCGCCCGTGAGCACAGGCTGCTGATCCAGCGGTGCACCGTCTGCGGCAAACACATCTTCTATCCGCGGCGCAGCTGCCCGTTCTGCTTTGCCGACGAGGTGGCGTGGGTGGAGGCCAGCGGCCGCGGCCAGATCGTGGCCTTTTCGGTTGTGCAGAACAACGCCCCCTCCGCCTTTGCGGCCGACATGCCCTTTGTCATCGCCATTGTGCGGCTAGAGGAAGGGGTGCAGATGATGACCAACATCGTGGAGTGCGAGCTGGACGCGCTGCACAGCGAGATGCCGGTGACGGTCACGTTCGAGCAGCTGACCGAGACGGTGACGCTGCCCAAGTTCAAACCGCTGACGGCGCCTTGA
- a CDS encoding MaoC family dehydratase N-terminal domain-containing protein: protein MPEKYWNDFTVGETFKSMAITVTETHVVTWAGLTMDFYPLHMDAEYAAQTPFKQRVVHGPLTFALAVGLMGMTGEAKDAVIAWLGVDNMRIPAPVFIGDTIKLRAEVTELKETKRPAQGFCRMRYQVSNQRDEVVMEFDMNFLMHRRETA from the coding sequence ATGCCTGAGAAATACTGGAACGACTTCACGGTCGGCGAGACCTTCAAGAGCATGGCGATTACCGTCACCGAGACGCATGTGGTGACCTGGGCGGGGTTGACCATGGATTTCTACCCGCTGCACATGGACGCCGAATATGCGGCGCAGACGCCGTTCAAGCAGCGGGTGGTGCACGGGCCGCTGACCTTTGCCCTGGCGGTGGGGCTGATGGGGATGACGGGCGAGGCCAAAGACGCGGTCATCGCCTGGCTCGGCGTGGACAACATGCGCATCCCCGCCCCGGTGTTCATCGGCGATACGATCAAGCTGCGGGCCGAGGTGACGGAGTTGAAGGAGACGAAGCGGCCGGCGCAGGGCTTCTGCCGCATGCGCTACCAGGTCAGCAACCAGCGTGACGAGGTGGTGATGGAATTCGACATGAACTTCCTCATGCACAGGCGAGAGACAGCATGA
- a CDS encoding acyl-CoA dehydrogenase family protein, with protein sequence MNSPVDTEQVRQLTRAFVEQEIPVELARQIDRQDSYPAELLRKFSATGLWGVNIAAEYGGLGGRSVDAMPIYEELSRRLPVLAWVIGNIMLYGNDIIGVNGSEAQRQKFLPALAEGRLRFSFALTEPGAGSDAANLSTKAVYRDGAYWITGSKLFITGAGVSDVVVTLTRTDAARYRGITAFLVDTATPGFSASPLEKLGYHGSNTCAVYYDQVRVAEDEILGGPACLNQGWQQMVMLLNAERLALSACALGIAQGALDETIAFARERYGSGNPRFQSIQHTIVDMATELEAARRLAYHAAQLEREGRDCLKETSMSKYFASETAKKIALRGIDILGAEGGSTQYDVQRYLRDVLVLCIGGGATQIQKNIIAKVMAL encoded by the coding sequence ATGAACAGCCCCGTAGACACCGAACAGGTTCGCCAGCTGACGCGGGCGTTTGTCGAGCAGGAGATCCCAGTCGAGCTGGCCCGGCAGATTGACCGGCAGGATAGCTACCCCGCCGAGTTGCTGCGCAAGTTCAGCGCCACCGGCCTGTGGGGGGTCAACATCGCCGCAGAGTACGGCGGCCTGGGCGGCCGTTCGGTGGACGCCATGCCCATCTACGAGGAGCTTTCGCGCCGCCTGCCGGTGCTGGCCTGGGTGATCGGCAACATCATGCTTTACGGCAACGACATCATCGGCGTGAACGGCAGCGAGGCGCAGCGGCAGAAATTCCTGCCGGCGCTGGCCGAGGGCAGGCTGCGCTTCAGCTTCGCCCTGACCGAGCCGGGCGCCGGTTCGGACGCGGCCAATCTCAGCACGAAGGCGGTCTATCGGGATGGGGCGTATTGGATCACTGGCAGCAAGCTGTTCATCACCGGGGCGGGGGTCAGCGATGTGGTGGTGACGCTGACGCGCACCGACGCCGCCCGCTACCGGGGGATTACCGCCTTTCTGGTGGATACGGCCACGCCCGGCTTCAGCGCCAGCCCGCTGGAGAAGCTCGGGTATCACGGCTCCAACACCTGCGCCGTCTACTATGACCAGGTGCGCGTGGCCGAGGACGAGATTCTGGGCGGGCCAGCCTGCCTGAACCAGGGCTGGCAGCAGATGGTGATGCTGCTCAACGCCGAACGGCTGGCGCTGTCGGCGTGCGCATTGGGCATCGCCCAGGGCGCGCTGGATGAGACGATTGCCTTCGCCAGGGAGCGGTATGGGAGCGGCAACCCGCGTTTTCAGTCCATCCAGCACACCATCGTGGACATGGCGACCGAACTGGAAGCGGCGCGCCGCCTGGCCTATCACGCCGCCCAATTGGAGCGGGAAGGCCGCGACTGCCTGAAGGAAACGTCCATGTCCAAATACTTCGCCTCGGAGACGGCCAAGAAAATTGCCCTGCGCGGCATTGACATCCTGGGCGCGGAAGGCGGCTCGACGCAGTACGATGTGCAACGCTACCTGCGCGATGTGCTGGTGCTGTGCATCGGCGGCGGCGCGACCCAAATCCAGAAAAACATCATCGCCAAAGTCATGGCGCTGTGA
- a CDS encoding TetR/AcrR family transcriptional regulator, producing the protein MNDLDQANRERIFVAAKTLFSRYGFRKTTVDEIAEQANISKRTMYKVFRSKEQILAELVVFEALKFRRFCMSQLKAQPDPLRKVETLCNLTNNYFNEFPFLGRVMADDERLFKPFLGEQVHLVEGGIREIVTNLLSEGLQAGAFREMNVPDVAENILALMRTFAYHQELKPGNTEWVSFILHAIQKEGVVHLSAPAT; encoded by the coding sequence ATGAACGATTTAGACCAGGCCAACCGCGAGCGCATCTTCGTCGCCGCCAAAACGCTGTTCAGCCGCTACGGCTTCAGAAAGACGACGGTGGACGAGATCGCCGAGCAGGCCAACATTTCCAAGCGCACGATGTACAAGGTCTTTCGCAGCAAAGAGCAGATCCTGGCCGAACTCGTCGTCTTCGAGGCGCTGAAATTCCGCCGCTTCTGCATGAGCCAACTCAAGGCACAGCCAGACCCGCTGCGCAAAGTCGAGACGCTGTGCAACCTGACCAACAACTACTTCAACGAATTCCCCTTCCTCGGCCGCGTCATGGCCGACGATGAACGCCTGTTCAAGCCGTTCCTGGGCGAGCAGGTGCATCTGGTCGAGGGGGGCATTCGCGAGATCGTCACCAACCTGTTGAGCGAAGGCTTGCAGGCCGGCGCGTTCCGCGAGATGAACGTGCCCGATGTCGCCGAGAACATCCTGGCCCTGATGCGCACGTTCGCCTATCACCAGGAACTCAAGCCGGGCAACACGGAGTGGGTCTCGTTTATTCTGCACGCCATTCAGAAGGAAGGCGTGGTTCATTTGTCGGCCCCTGCCACCTGA
- a CDS encoding SDR family oxidoreductase, with product MDVSYLRLDGKVALITGGSRGIGKAIALAFAEAGADIAISGRKQAGLDAVAAEIQQLGRRALAVTAHNREAADLRNLIERVQQEYGRLDILVNNAATNPVMAPLVEIEENVFDMIMTTNLKGYFLLSQLAARMMIAQGGNGHILNISSVGGVSPDRGLGPYCISKAAINMLTRMLAVELGDYNIRVNALAPGVVQTHFSRALWSNEALMAQEMKHMPLKRIAQPEEVARMALTLVSDAAAYITGQIIIMDGGSSL from the coding sequence ATGGATGTTTCATACTTGAGATTAGATGGAAAAGTTGCGCTGATCACCGGCGGCAGCCGGGGGATCGGCAAGGCCATCGCCCTGGCTTTTGCCGAGGCGGGGGCGGACATCGCCATCAGCGGCCGCAAACAGGCCGGGCTGGACGCCGTCGCCGCCGAAATCCAGCAGCTGGGGCGCCGCGCCCTGGCCGTGACCGCCCACAACCGCGAAGCCGCCGATCTGCGCAACCTGATCGAGCGGGTGCAGCAGGAATACGGCCGCCTTGACATCCTGGTCAACAACGCCGCCACCAACCCGGTCATGGCCCCGCTGGTCGAGATCGAAGAAAACGTCTTCGACATGATCATGACCACCAACCTGAAAGGGTACTTTCTGCTCTCGCAGCTGGCGGCGCGCATGATGATCGCGCAGGGCGGCAACGGGCACATCCTCAACATCTCCTCGGTGGGCGGCGTCAGCCCCGACCGGGGCTTAGGCCCCTACTGCATCAGCAAGGCGGCGATCAACATGCTCACCCGCATGTTGGCCGTCGAACTGGGCGACTACAACATCCGCGTCAATGCCCTGGCGCCGGGCGTGGTGCAGACCCACTTCAGCCGGGCCTTGTGGAGCAACGAAGCCTTGATGGCGCAGGAAATGAAGCACATGCCGCTCAAGCGCATCGCCCAACCCGAAGAAGTGGCCCGCATGGCCCTGACCCTGGTCTCCGACGCGGCCGCTTACATCACCGGCCAGATCATCATCATGGACGGCGGCAGCTCGCTGTAG
- a CDS encoding FAD-dependent oxidoreductase — translation MNANEYDVIVIGAGVAGLGAAALLAQDFGKKVLVLERAPFIGGRTLSYVGKGNKVIADGVEMDAEQFRRSLPFASCYLGKCTPDLETIFARGLLDGRTFEAGGHGLFWGNRSRAHHLLDHLGQFVNMPLNEGLGFIEWQGEGEDGRGKPGLPYQVERGKPYPWMSQEGFTKTMEQLASMGATTFADMARLMTTSLQDWLDQRPMHPEAYNYIKVLAASQTAQAEPAMTPAGDFLGYMAIARPIRMNLITGSVATADEPGCIAIPQAMERTLLAHGGKVLREAPVQEVIIEDGRVRGVQAKVNGQMQTFSAAAVICTIPPKYIFKVLPKEPFPQDWVNLLEKEFWGAGLLTGWAGTKRSLWQDIGLDDRSFVYMPGVIQGEGYIGAVDMVMCEFTAWGNRTAKRGPQGKYEYLFSTALTDKEMRDRDRVNRVIELCENWARATFPTWDEDVEFLMWTPGPEAYGLWRPIGAERPDVASPWVEGLYFAGDQYGQRLWGGGVDGASLSAVLCVDSMMGTNYEESIFPWYHRGIPALQDLGQE, via the coding sequence ATGAACGCAAACGAATACGATGTCATTGTCATCGGCGCCGGCGTGGCCGGCCTGGGCGCCGCGGCCCTGCTGGCCCAAGATTTCGGCAAGAAGGTTCTGGTGCTGGAACGCGCCCCCTTCATCGGCGGCCGCACCCTGTCCTACGTGGGCAAGGGCAACAAGGTCATCGCCGACGGCGTCGAGATGGACGCCGAGCAGTTCCGGCGCTCGCTGCCCTTTGCCAGCTGCTATCTGGGCAAGTGCACGCCCGACCTCGAGACGATCTTCGCGCGCGGGCTGCTGGACGGGCGCACCTTCGAGGCCGGGGGGCATGGCCTGTTCTGGGGCAACCGCAGCCGCGCCCATCACCTGCTCGACCACCTGGGCCAGTTCGTCAACATGCCGCTGAACGAGGGCCTGGGCTTCATCGAATGGCAGGGCGAAGGCGAGGACGGCCGGGGCAAGCCCGGCCTCCCCTATCAGGTCGAAAGAGGCAAGCCCTACCCGTGGATGAGCCAGGAGGGCTTCACGAAAACGATGGAGCAGCTGGCCAGCATGGGCGCAACCACCTTTGCCGACATGGCCCGCCTGATGACGACCTCGTTGCAGGACTGGCTCGACCAGCGGCCCATGCACCCCGAAGCCTACAACTACATCAAGGTCCTGGCCGCCTCGCAGACGGCGCAAGCCGAACCGGCCATGACGCCCGCCGGCGATTTTCTGGGCTACATGGCCATCGCCCGCCCCATCCGCATGAACCTGATCACCGGCTCGGTGGCCACGGCGGACGAACCGGGCTGCATCGCCATCCCCCAGGCCATGGAACGGACGCTGCTGGCGCACGGCGGCAAGGTGCTGCGCGAGGCGCCCGTGCAGGAAGTGATCATCGAGGATGGCCGCGTCAGGGGCGTGCAGGCAAAGGTGAACGGCCAGATGCAAACCTTCAGCGCCGCCGCCGTCATCTGCACCATCCCGCCCAAATACATCTTCAAGGTGCTGCCCAAAGAGCCATTTCCCCAAGATTGGGTCAACCTGCTCGAAAAGGAGTTCTGGGGCGCCGGCCTGCTGACCGGCTGGGCCGGGACGAAGCGCAGCCTCTGGCAGGACATCGGCCTCGACGACCGCAGCTTCGTCTACATGCCCGGCGTGATCCAGGGCGAAGGCTACATCGGCGCCGTGGATATGGTGATGTGCGAATTCACCGCCTGGGGCAACCGCACCGCCAAACGCGGGCCGCAGGGCAAGTACGAATACCTCTTCTCCACGGCGCTGACCGACAAGGAGATGCGGGATCGGGACAGGGTCAACCGGGTGATCGAGCTGTGCGAAAACTGGGCCCGCGCCACCTTCCCCACCTGGGACGAGGACGTGGAGTTCCTGATGTGGACGCCCGGTCCCGAAGCGTATGGCCTCTGGCGGCCGATCGGCGCCGAAAGGCCGGACGTGGCATCGCCCTGGGTGGAGGGGCTTTACTTCGCTGGCGACCAGTACGGCCAGCGGCTGTGGGGCGGCGGCGTGGACGGCGCTTCGCTCTCGGCCGTGCTGTGCGTGGACAGCATGATGGGGACGAACTACGAAGAGTCCATCTTCCCCTGGTATCACCGCGGCATCCCGGCGCTGCAAGACCTGGGTCAGGAGTAA
- a CDS encoding nitronate monooxygenase codes for MKIETDFTRLIGVDYPIIGAPMFLISYEEYVIALAQAGALGAFPLPNYRTTADLEQALRTIRSATNRPIGVNIHLSGRFPWQEQLKLCLDAGVSFFISSLGNPALILDDVHANGGLVFADVISLAQGLKARDRGADGLIAVAAGAGGHCGTIPTLVFVPYLRQKTGLPVVAAGGISTGEQMAAALAVGACAVIVGTRLIATPEARAAPAYKQAVIAAGPGDIVTTAEITGNPATWLAASIADFHERPSVESKRWRDFWSAGQSVAQTETIQPIAEVVAEMAAGYRQACRRLQQTLAGGE; via the coding sequence GTGAAGATCGAAACCGACTTTACCCGGCTGATCGGCGTTGACTACCCCATCATCGGCGCCCCCATGTTCCTGATCAGCTACGAGGAGTATGTCATCGCCCTGGCGCAGGCCGGGGCGTTGGGCGCGTTCCCGCTGCCCAACTACCGCACCACGGCCGATCTCGAACAGGCCCTGCGCACCATCCGCAGCGCCACCAACCGGCCGATCGGCGTCAACATCCATCTGTCCGGCCGTTTCCCGTGGCAGGAGCAGCTCAAGCTCTGCCTGGATGCGGGCGTCTCCTTTTTCATCAGCTCGCTGGGCAACCCGGCCCTGATCCTGGACGATGTCCATGCCAACGGCGGGCTGGTGTTTGCCGACGTGATCTCGCTGGCGCAGGGGCTGAAGGCGCGGGATCGAGGGGCCGACGGCCTGATCGCCGTGGCCGCTGGCGCCGGCGGGCACTGCGGAACCATCCCCACCCTCGTCTTCGTCCCCTACCTGCGCCAGAAAACGGGGCTGCCGGTCGTCGCCGCCGGCGGGATCAGCACCGGGGAGCAGATGGCGGCGGCGCTGGCAGTGGGCGCCTGCGCCGTGATCGTCGGCACGCGCCTGATCGCCACGCCGGAGGCGCGGGCCGCCCCGGCCTACAAACAGGCGGTCATCGCCGCCGGGCCGGGCGACATCGTGACCACGGCTGAGATCACCGGCAACCCGGCCACCTGGCTGGCGGCCAGCATCGCCGACTTTCACGAGCGGCCGTCGGTCGAATCGAAGCGGTGGCGCGATTTCTGGAGCGCCGGCCAGAGCGTGGCCCAAACCGAAACGATCCAGCCGATCGCCGAGGTGGTGGCGGAGATGGCCGCAGGCTATCGGCAGGCCTGCCGCCGCTTGCAGCAGACTCTGGCGGGAGGAGAATGA
- a CDS encoding acyl-CoA thioesterase, which yields MTANERYYFPIQVRYADTDAQGHVFFGNYFTYFDEAAGGYFRAVGFPWEKLPEMGLDIFYVDAQCQYKGSARYGERLRVYARAERIGNTSLTIGCRITPEGDEATIAEGRITAVIVNPQTRRPARLPDALRQAIAAFEKDNGDNDDH from the coding sequence ATGACAGCGAACGAGCGTTACTACTTCCCCATTCAGGTGCGCTATGCCGACACCGACGCCCAGGGGCACGTCTTTTTTGGCAACTATTTCACCTATTTCGACGAAGCGGCCGGCGGCTATTTCCGCGCCGTGGGCTTCCCCTGGGAAAAGCTGCCAGAAATGGGCCTGGACATCTTTTACGTGGACGCCCAATGCCAGTACAAGGGGTCGGCCCGCTATGGCGAAAGGCTGCGCGTCTACGCCCGCGCCGAGCGCATCGGCAACACCAGCCTGACCATCGGCTGCCGCATCACGCCAGAGGGGGATGAGGCGACCATCGCCGAGGGGCGCATCACCGCCGTGATCGTCAACCCCCAAACCCGCCGCCCCGCCCGCCTGCCCGACGCCCTGCGCCAGGCCATTGCGGCGTTCGAAAAAGACAACGGAGACAACGATGACCACTGA
- a CDS encoding acetyl-CoA C-acetyltransferase — MTTEAYIFDAIRTPRGKGKQNGALHEVKPIDLLTTLLRALAQRQALDTAQVDDVVLGCVTPVGDQGGNIARAAVIDADWDVDVPGMQLNRFCSSGLEAVNLAAMKVRSGWETLVVAGGVESMSRVPMGADGGALAYDPRVSGKAHFVPQGIGADLIATLEGFSREDVDRFALQSQQRATHARAQGYFPSIIPVCDANGLPILQHDELIRPDTTLAGLAGLTPAFAAIGGMGFDDVALQKYPQVEQINHVHTAGNSSGIVDGVALVLVGAREKGAALGLQPRARIVAAALVGTEPTIMLIGPGPAAKKALAQAGMTIHDIDLFEVNEAFAAVVLRFMRDVGLDSAERVNVNGGAIALGHPLGATGAMLLGTALDELTRRDQETALITLCIGGGMGIATIIERV, encoded by the coding sequence ATGACCACTGAGGCCTATATTTTCGATGCCATCCGCACCCCCCGCGGCAAGGGCAAACAGAACGGCGCCCTGCACGAAGTCAAGCCGATTGACCTGCTGACGACGCTGCTGCGGGCCTTGGCGCAGCGCCAGGCGTTGGACACAGCGCAGGTGGATGATGTCGTCTTGGGCTGCGTCACGCCGGTGGGGGATCAGGGGGGCAACATCGCCCGCGCCGCCGTGATTGACGCCGATTGGGATGTGGACGTGCCCGGCATGCAGCTCAACCGCTTCTGCTCCTCCGGCCTGGAGGCCGTCAACCTGGCGGCGATGAAAGTCCGCTCCGGCTGGGAAACGCTGGTGGTGGCCGGCGGCGTCGAATCCATGTCGCGCGTCCCCATGGGCGCCGACGGCGGCGCGTTGGCCTATGACCCCCGGGTGAGCGGCAAGGCGCACTTTGTCCCGCAGGGCATCGGGGCCGATTTGATCGCCACCCTGGAAGGGTTCAGCCGCGAGGATGTAGACCGCTTTGCCCTGCAATCGCAGCAGCGGGCGACCCACGCCCGGGCGCAGGGCTATTTCCCCTCCATCATCCCCGTCTGCGACGCCAACGGGCTGCCGATTTTGCAGCATGACGAGCTGATCCGGCCCGATACGACCCTGGCCGGGCTGGCCGGGCTGACGCCCGCCTTTGCCGCCATCGGCGGCATGGGTTTCGACGACGTGGCCCTGCAGAAATACCCGCAGGTCGAACAGATCAACCATGTGCACACGGCCGGCAACTCCTCCGGTATCGTGGACGGGGTGGCGCTGGTGTTGGTCGGCGCGCGCGAAAAGGGGGCGGCGCTGGGGCTGCAACCGCGCGCCCGCATCGTCGCCGCCGCCCTGGTGGGGACGGAACCGACCATCATGCTGATTGGCCCTGGCCCCGCCGCCAAGAAGGCGCTGGCCCAGGCCGGGATGACGATCCACGACATTGATCTGTTCGAGGTCAACGAGGCCTTCGCCGCCGTCGTGCTGCGCTTCATGCGCGATGTCGGACTCGATTCGGCCGAGCGCGTCAACGTCAACGGGGGCGCGATTGCGCTGGGGCATCCGCTGGGCGCCACCGGGGCCATGCTGTT